A DNA window from Chitinibacter fontanus contains the following coding sequences:
- a CDS encoding flagellin N-terminal helical domain-containing protein — translation MALGLNTNVTSLSAQRYTTNTQDAQARTLNALSSGKRINSAADDAAGSAIIERFAAQIIGNSQGIRNLNDAVSLSQTAEGAISSISDNTERIRELTVAAGNSTLSASDRQALQAEVNQLSQSNNDIIQNTQFNGMAILQGGSFNFQGGANSGQLQNLNTGNLAGSGALASVAGQIDLSSVAAANTSLNALDQDLQRISNERSNLGAFQNGIEANINNLRVSIENQAAAKSRIADTDYAAQTANLAQESIRSQAGLAMQAQANASSKQVLSLLR, via the coding sequence ATGGCCCTCGGACTCAATACCAATGTGACATCACTGTCCGCTCAGCGATACACGACGAACACTCAGGATGCACAAGCCAGAACGCTGAATGCTCTTTCGTCGGGAAAACGCATCAACTCTGCGGCGGACGATGCGGCTGGGTCGGCCATTATCGAGCGCTTTGCGGCGCAAATCATCGGGAACAGCCAAGGCATTCGTAATCTGAATGACGCCGTTTCATTATCCCAAACGGCTGAAGGCGCCATCTCGTCAATCTCTGACAATACCGAGCGAATTCGTGAGCTGACCGTGGCCGCGGGTAATAGCACTCTATCGGCCAGTGACCGGCAAGCCCTACAAGCAGAAGTCAATCAGCTTAGCCAAAGTAATAACGACATTATTCAAAACACACAATTTAATGGCATGGCTATTTTGCAAGGTGGCAGTTTTAATTTTCAAGGAGGCGCCAACAGTGGCCAATTGCAAAATCTAAACACTGGCAATCTGGCGGGAAGTGGTGCTTTGGCCAGTGTTGCTGGCCAAATTGATCTCTCCAGCGTGGCAGCGGCCAACACAAGCCTGAATGCTCTGGATCAAGATCTGCAACGCATTAGTAACGAACGCAGCAATCTTGGGGCATTTCAAAATGGGATTGAAGCGAACATCAACAATTTACGCGTGTCGATCGAAAATCAGGCCGCAGCCAAATCGCGCATTGCAGATACAGATTACGCCGCGCAAACTGCCAATCTGGCGCAAGAATCAATTCGGAGCCAAGCAGGCTTAGCCATGCAAGCGCAGGCAAATGCGTCCAGTAAACAAGTGCTCAGCCTATTGAGATAA